The Amblyomma americanum isolate KBUSLIRL-KWMA chromosome 3, ASM5285725v1, whole genome shotgun sequence genome window below encodes:
- the LOC144126377 gene encoding phospholipid-transporting ATPase ABCA3-like, translating to MDGISIKKQLSLVAWRQVWLLRIRRHYLNTLLEVACMLLVLSSVWEESVTPFRARPNKDKFFDSASAIQFWGRPNESWSHGSFAFAPSEPFFTELVARVCKQLGSGWKPVPFKDVEAAAQFVDVSAAQPATRARTGGEQQQQEPPVVHRRVAVWFSLGVAEKLTYHVRFHNATFDMERGYLRSLLVPGPVDTDRFDEMRLLLPLQYLVESTFIEMLGDAAGKTISMKVELIRFPYPKLFYGAEERTLSRVVLRFGIGFFVPFCVLVVKLVQEKRAGTKEMLRRVGLNDLAYWSGHFFEAHFVVCCAILLMYVPIFEYRNVHGTAFLEHVDRGLFMVVLLLFGVLTILHAMLLSVFLWGPGVAFVAAVAYWFVLSLFPYALMQNLFGLGYYLTSRNSKLYSVISPVMYLHWCFRVIERFEKYHVRLTWKRFFDSATTLDNVSIGELIIATLSIAPVMAILIVYLDNVVPWGYGIPKTVPFIFSAEYWLPYRKWNIRNVAPSVDAKFCEHEPKSGHPVAHLINLCATGNDGSSVQNFSLTIYSKQITVILGPPGCGYSTILDVITGALLPTSGEVFVSNYDATDMSGRSWEYMSICPHESELFEELTMEEHLLFFSFLRQVPWSEAEQFSNVLLRQLNIEQHKDTLVSALSPRLQRALCVAITICGAQQSPLLIFQEPTKLMDPKCRHEVWEALARSSYHSSVLVTTQSIEEAEVLADRLIVMREGRIMCAGSPTWLKKRMGSGFFLRLTKLADFRENEVKKVVQYHMGPIEPKRVTKLETIFNLSDSMQHTGHVASMLQYLDKKRTVLGIAFMSLTSCTLEDVYINMVTSPEQKTIVGGGDTRILAPAEPNVGALKGYQELDAMKQLCTARSGKAGSFAVLDALLRKRFYIWARIWWIKPLTVGIPLASMLLLGLCERHFMPDLAPAAANFTYTSSELLDDPYGFIESDDASMKFSKHVLLPVMSEHSSRISTPKTRFVERELLFWAQRNIYEYIVKYQYGVSLLTGKRAYIWFNGQCPYSAVLAVNMFHTALLRNLTGKNTSDIILVNSPYVEENRIPKIEFERRHGKLVFEPGHRQLGHEIELFTTRNLITRVFYSFFVSLAMSSYAASHVLAPMGEWSSGLKHLQLMTGMTGLLYWIGHFIFDMFMAVWNSLLMTFTIFINHMDITLRYHLAILVLFIANAFSSLPLAYLFSGLSRNTTRAFSFMALGLFLAGMVGSLGVEILFVLVQRSPSMAAKIFLFLWRFLCRWFPTYALVRGIIKVILLYRFNAICLTGGELLEEACHDPRFSVDVRTSRCCEALEQNRTARLLYPLEPFSETGFYEAVSMVVVGMLYLAVLALLDSPLAFCLRWYAARRLLGGDEPGEDAEEQRGPRLVALSMDPEVEREVRLVNQVCRTKAFREVAMVIRNVQKAVGFVKPVKILDGVNIVLNRSECFGLVGINNSGKSTLLDILVGLKVPTGGGAHMAALSLVPDLRAWQLGIGYAPDGISAQSMPALTVGELLDLMARLRGVSLRRQAVQGALALAGRLKEDRMINKCNHGEMKKLLIAAAVIGVPPVLLVDEPYSDVEPLYRNEILRMLQVLKGAQAMSIIMTSHRMSHCEVLCDRVAVIETGKIEALGEPLQMNQKYGRSYIVTLRLPPERRFDYQFQRMLVDAMQEEFHQCNFCHNYKGLMMLSVGKTYTSWGELFTKLCNIKRSKVLPEMSLCDITLEHIFVGLARRQILYSGERANNYLTVVPSRVDNPTTIRSMVPQ from the coding sequence ATGGACGGCATCTCGATCAAGAAACAGCTGTCCCTGGTAGCGTGGCGCCAAGTGTGGCTGCTACGCATTCGGCGCCACTACCTGAATACGCTCCTGGAGGTCGCGTGTATGCTGCTGGTGCTGAGCTCTGTTTGGGAGGAGTCAGTGACGCCGTTCCGGGCGCGACCCAACAAGGACAAGTTCTTCGACAGTGCAAGCGCGATTCAGTTCTGGGGACGACCCAATGAGTCTTGGTCACACGGTTCTTTCGCCTTTGCTCCAAGTGAGCCATTCTTCACCGAGTTGGTCGCCAGGGTGTGCAAGCAGCTCGGAAGCGGCTGGAAGCCGGTGCCCTTCAAGGACGTGGAAGCAGCAGCCCAGTTCGTCGACGTCAGCGCCGCGCAGCCGGCGACGAGGGCGCGCACTGgcggcgagcagcagcagcaggagcctcCTGTCGTGCACCGCCGGGTGGCCGTGTGGTTCTCGCTTGGGGTGGCGGAGAAGCTGACGTACCACGTTCGCTTCCACAACGCTACCTTCGACATGGAGCGGGGCTACTTGCGCAGCCTGCTCGTCCCCGGACCTGTCGACACGGACCGCTTCGACGAGATGAGGTTGCTGCTTCCGTTGCAGTATTTGGTCGAATCGACGTTTATCGAGATGTTGGGTGATGCTGCCGGAAAAACGATCAGTATGAAGGTGGAGCTGATACGGTTTCCGTACCCGAAGCTCTTCTACGGTGCCGAGGAACGCACGCTGAGCCGTGTCGTGCTTCGCTTCGGCATCGGCTTCTTCGTTCCCTTCTGCGTGCTCGTCGTCAAGCTGGTTCAAGAAAAGCGGGCCGGGACCAAGGAAATGCTGCGACGTGTTGGTCTGAACGACCTGGCCTACTGGTCTGGACACTTCTTCGAGGCGCATTTCGTGGTCTGCTGTGCCATCCTGCTGATGTACGTGCCCATTTTCGAGTACCGCAACGTCCACGGCACGGCATTCCTGGAGCACGTTGACCGGGGGCTCTTCATGGTCGTGCTGCTGCTCTTCGGAGTGCTCACCATCTTGCACGCCATGCTGCTATCCGTGTTCCTCTGGGGACCCGGCGTGGCGTTCGTGGCAGCCGTCGCCTATTGGTTCGTGCTGAGCCTCTTCCCGTACGCACTGATGCAGAACCTGTTCGGCCTCGGCTACTACTTGACTTCGAGGAACTCCAAGCTATATTCGGTGATCAGCCCCGTGATGTACCTGCACTGGTGCTTTCGGGTCATCGAGCGCTTTGAGAAGTACCATGTACGGCTGACCTGGAAGAGATTCTTCGACAGCGCGACAACACTGGACAACGTTAGCATAGGTGAGCTTATCATCGCCACACTGTCCATCGCGCCCGTGATGGCCATCCTCATCGTGTACCTGGACAATGTGGTACCTTGGGGTTACGGCATCCCGAAGACAGTGCCCTTCATCTTTTCGGCCGAATACTGGTTGCCCTACAGGAAGTGGAACATTCGAAACGTTGCTCCCAGCGTGGACGCGAAGTTCTGCGAACACGAGCCGAAGAGCGGCCATCCAGTCGCGCACCTGATTAATCTTTGCGCTACAGGGAACGATGGTAGTAGTGTCCAGAATTTCAGTCTCACAATCTACAGCAAGCAGATCACAGTGATACTAGGCCCACCGGGCTGTGGATATTCGACCATTCTCGACGTCATCACGGGCGCCCTGCTGCCGACGAGCGGCGAAGTGTTCGTGAGCAACTACGATGCCACGGACATGTCTGGCCGCAGCTGGGAATACATGAGCATCTGCCCCCACGAAAGCGAGCTTTTCGAAGAGCTCACCATGGAGGAACACTTGCTCTTCTTCTCATTTCTTCGCCAGGTGCCCTGGAGCGAAGCGGAGCAGTTTTCCAACGTGCTTCTCCGGCAGCTGAACATCGAGCAGCACAAAGATACCCTGGTGTCAGCGCTGTCACCGCGACTGCAGCGTGCGCTGTGCGTGGCCATCACTATTTGCGGCGCCCAACAATCCCCGCTCCTGATCTTCCAAGAGCCGACGAAGCTGATGGATCCCAAGTGTCGTCATGAGGTGTGGGAGGCGCTGGCCCGCAGCAGTTACCACAGCAGCGTCCTGGTCACCACGCAGAGCATCGAGGAGGCCGAGGTGCTCGCAGATCGGCTCATCGTCATGCGTGAGGGCCGCATAATGTGCGCTGGATCACCTACCTGGCTGAAGAAGAGGATGGGCAGCGGGTTCTTCCTGCGCCTCACCAAGCTGGCCGACTTCAGAGAAAACGAAGTCAAGAAGGTCGTCCAGTACCACATGGGCCCCATCGAGCCTAAGCGTGTCACCAAACTCGAGACGATTTTCAACCtgagcgattccatgcagcacaCCGGCCATGTGGCCAGCATGCTTCAGTACCTGGATAAGAAACGCACCGTCCTCGGGATTGCGTTCATGAGTCTAACCTCCTGCACGTTAGAGGACGTCTACATCAACATGGTGACCAGCCCCGAGCAGAAGACCATAGTCGGAGGCGGTGACACTCGCATTCTAGCTCCAGCAGAGCCGAACGTGGGCGCGTTGAAAGGGTACCAAGAGCTGGACGCTATGAAGCAGCTCTGCACAGCTCGGTCGGGCAAGGCTGGCAGCTTCGCCGTGCTGGACGCGCTGCTGCGCAAGCGCTTCTACATCTGGGCGCGCATCTGGTGGATCAAGCCGCTGACCGTGGGCATTCCCTTGGCCTCCATGCTTCTCCTGGGTCTGTGCGAGCGCCACTTCATGCCTGATCTGGCTCCGGCTGCCGCGAACTTCACGTACACATCCAGTGAGCTGCTGGACGACCCCTACGGATTCATTGAAAGCGACGATGCGAGCATGAAGTTCAGCAAGCACGTGCTGCTTCCGGTGATGTCCGAGCATTCGTCACGTATTTCCACGCCAAAGACGCGCTTCGTGGAGCGCGAGTTGCTCTTCTGGGCTCAGCGCAACATCTACGAGTACATCGTCAAGTACCAGTACGGAGTGAGCTTATTGACAGGAAAGAGAGCCTACATCTGGTTCAACGGCCAGTGCCCATACAGTGCTGTGCTGGCAGTGAATATGTTTCACACGGCGCTTCTCAGGAACCTGACGGGAAAGAATACTTCGGACATAATCCTGGTGAACTCGCCTTACGTCGAGGAGAACCGTATTCCCAAGATAGAGTTCGAGAGACGACACGGAAAGCTCGTGTTCGAACCCGGTCACAGGCAACTTGGCCACGAGATCGAGCTATTTACGACGCGCAATCTGATCACGCGCGTGTTTTACTCGTTCTTCGTGTCCCTGGCTATGAGCTCCTATGCGGCCAGCCATGTGTTAGCCCCCATGGGGGAGTGGAGCAGTGGGCTGAAGCACCTGCAGCTTATGACTGGCATGACAGGCTTGCTTTACTGGATTGGCCACTTCATCTTCGACATGTTCATGGCAGTGTGGAACAGCTTGCTGATGACGTTCACAATCTTCATCAATCACATGGACATCACGTTGCGCTATCATCTGGCGATACTTGTGCTGTTCATTGCCAACGCGTTCTCGAGCCTGCCTCTTGCGTACCTATTCTCGGGACTCTCCAGGAACACCACCCGGGCTTTCTCCTTCATGGCTCTCGGGCTGTTCCTCGCCGGCATGGTGGGCTCCCTAGGCGTGGAGATTCTGTTCGTGCTGGTGCAGCGAAGCCCTTCGATGGCCGCGAAGATATTCCTCTTCCTGTGGCGCTTCCTGTGTCGCTGGTTCCCGACTTACGCGCTGGTACGGGGCATCATCAAAGTCATCCTGCTGTACAGGTTCAACGCTATCTGCCTGACAGGAGGCGAACTACTCGAAGAAGCCTGCCACGACCCCCGCTTCAGCGTCGACGTCAGGACATCGCGCTGCTGCGAGGCCCTGGAGCAGAACCGGACTGCACGCTTGCTTTACCCACTGGAGCCGTTCTCCGAGACCGGCTTCTACGAAGCCGTTAGCATGGTGGTAGTGGGTATGCTCTACCTGGCTGTGCTCGCCCTGCTGGACTCGCCTCTGGCCTTCTGCCTCCGTTGGTACGCTGCTCGCCGACTTCTGGGCGGCGACGAGCCGGGTGAAGACGCTGAGGAACAGCGAGGTCCGCGGCTCGTGGCCCTTTCCATGGACCCCGAGGTTGAGCGAGAGGTCAGACTTGTCAACCAGGTGTGCCGCACTAAGGCCTTCAGGGAAGTCGCCATGGTCATTCGGAACGTGCAGAAAGCCGTCGGCTTCGTGAAGCCCGTGAAGATCCTGGACGGAGTGAACATTGTTCTCAACCGCAGCGAGTGCTTTGGCCTGGTGGGCATCAACAACTCAGGCAAGAGCACGCTCCTAGACATACTGGTAGGCCTCAAGGTGCCCACGGGAGGCGGAGCGCACATGGCAGCCCTCTCTCTGGTGCCGGATTTGCGCGCCTGGCAGCTGGGGATCGGCTACGCGCCGGATGGCATTTCTGCGCAGAGCATGCCGGCTTTAACTGTCGGTGAGTTGTTGGACCTGATGGCCAGGCTGCGCGGCGTTTCTTTGAGGCGGCAGGCTGTGCAAGGTGCTCTGGCCCTGGCGGGTAGGCTCAAAGAGGACCGGATGATCAACAAGTGTAACCACGGCGAAATGAAGAAGCTCCTTATTGCTGCCGCGGTTATCGGCGTGCCACCTGTGTTACTTGTAGACGAGCCGTACTCGGACGTGGAGCCCCTGTACCGCAACGAGATCCTCCGCATGCTGCAGGTGCTCAAGGGAGCGCAGGCTATGTCCATCATCATGACCTCACATCGCATGTCGCACTGTGAAGTTCTGTGTGACCGCGTGGCTGTCATCGAGACCGGCAAGATTGAGGCGCTGGGCGAGCCGCTTCAGATGAACCAGAAGTACGGCCGCAGTTACATCGTCACGCTGAGACTGCCTCCGGAGCGGCGCTTTGACTACCAGTTCCAGCGCATGCTCGTCGACGCCATGCAGGAAGAGTTCCACCAGTGCAACTTCTGCCACAACTACAAAGGCTTGATGATGCTCAGCGTGGGCAAGACATACACGAGCTGGGGTGAGCTCTTCACCAAGCTGTGTAACATTAAGCGCAGCAAAGTGCTACCAGAGATGTCCCTCTGCGACATCACGCTGGAGCACATCTTCGTGGGCCTGGCGCGCCGCCAGATCCTTTATTCGGGCGAGCGTGCCAACAATTATCTGACCGTGGTACCCTCGCGCGTCGACAATCCAACCACCATCCGCTCAATGGTGCCGCAATAA